The segment CTCCTAACAGgataaaacaaatcacaaatcAAAGGCCATCTTAAATAGAACTCAAATCAGTACAACACTGGAAGATTTGAAGTTTACCTGTAgtccttttttattattaaagaaTTTCCTTTAAAGCACaccactttagaaatgttgatatattTGCTGTAGGACAGGTACAGTATTTTATGAAACTAATAAAGCCAAGAcaacaaattcacaaaaatGCAGGAAAGAGTCAGTAAaacctgataaaaaaaaactagactgctaatgcttttactttgataaaaaaaaaagtattatctTCTCTAAAAGATGAGATAAGAAGAGTTataatgtcttttattttaaggCCACTGCACTGATGTTAAACCAGGGAGAGGCAGCGCTGCCAGATGCTGGAAACCAAATAATCATGCAAAGACAGCAGGATTACCATAATCCACTTTCAAACTACAGTTCATTTAAATTCACACTGCGGTGCATGAAGAACTGAGTTTGCATCATAAATGCAGGCTACAGATACAACACAAAATGCATCCTCATGTGTAAGAAGTCACAAGAAACATTTTTGTACACAATATTTGAGGACAGTAATGTCAAACTTGAACCAAACAAAAGCGTGTCATTGTTGAGATGGTGGTTTGAGAATGAGGGATTGTACAAAGGGttataaaaaacataattcaaaTAGGATAATCATCATATACCTAGCAACTCTGCTACAGAGGGATATTAGATACTTATTTACTATAGGTACAGTTGTGCTGTGCATTAATATAGCTACAGCCTGGTCttataaaaaaatgtgaaatggaTATGACATCTTGACAAAGCAAAATGTGGTGGTGGacatgaaatgtgttaaaatgatgtGCTGacaacacaaaatcaatgcCAATGAAGAGTCAGTGAGGATCTTTTGTTGTGCGACAACTGCGACCGCTTCACAGCAAACCTGTGTCAGTTCATAATAgactttgcattggcattgttttggtGCACGACATTTCATGCCCACCAACATGTATTGTTAAGAATCTGTGTCGATTTCACGTAttctgtgagactgtgttggaAGAAGTCTGTAGAACATTATATTACAGTAGGGGCTGGGTTGAAAAACagtaaacctttttttttttgttatgaaaCCTCACAGTCATGTGACAGAGCATACCAACCCAATGATCTGTTGAAATGTACATAATCAAGTTCAAAAGCTTTTCATAAAGCATTTCATAAAGCCTTACACTGGTGTGGTAAATGTGGTCTTTTTAGATTGATGAATTGCTATTCGTGCTCCTGAAAAAGTCTAGAATTTCTGAGGTAAAGTCACAGATGTTTGCTTCagattgaatgttttctttatgtgCATTTTATGTCTAGAAACTCACATTTAACTCGTCACTTGGATGCAAAAATCCTGAataataaaccaaagtattcTCTCTTCCGCCAAGTCTTCCACAAATGTGTGCTCAGTTACACATCCTCCTCCCTGGCTGTGAACAGCTCCTGTTTAAACCTGACATCTCCATTAAACACAAGTTGGGGAAGGAAAAGATTTAGACTACATCCAGATTAAACTGAGCTACATACATACGGAGCAATATGGCAGTAATTCACAGAAACCAGGAAGCCTCTTGTAACAAGCACAGAGCTCCTCAGGGCCCCATCTTTCAtacaatcacacactggggccCCTGATGTGGAGGGGTTGGAGTGAGGTCAGAATACCAaatgaaaaggaagaaaaagcaGCATGATTCAAGAGAGGTGACTTTTTGTTCCCTTGTGGTAAAGTTCATAGTTTCGTTGCCCTGAGGAACTGAGGTTGACTTGTTTGTGCTGTCGGTTCTTTTGAGGTACAGAGCTCTGACATCTGGCAACACAGAAAAATTAAGTCTAGATCCCTGACTTATAGATATGGTAATAACATGCAGCAGGGAAACTGACATTTAAATGTACATTTAGTTTTCTCGGAAACATAACTCTTATTTTTTATGGATGCCTTGCAAATGATCTTCAGTTGAGAAATTATACTGActttttcctcaaaataaagttgaattttgacagttgttcatgtttttcaCCCACAGGGTCCTGGTAAGGCTGGCACACACTGTGCTCTGGACTGTGGATCTGGGATCGGTCGTGTGACCAAAGGCGTCCTCCTTCCTGTATTTGAGAAAATGGAGATGGCGGACATGATGGAGCACTTCCTGCTCCATGCGCACGAGGAGTACCTTGGCGACGATGCCGATCGCATAGAGACCTACTACTGCTACAACCTGCAAGAGTTCACACCTCCAAAAAACAAGTACGACGTCATCTGGATGCAGTGGGTGGCATGTAAGTTTATATTCTGTTCATTACTTACcatttaaaaagtacaatgcTCATTGGCTTGGATGCGAATTGCTCAAGAATTGAACTGTCTAATGTTATCAGAATTCCAGGGGTTTCTTTTATTTGAAGTGATTTCCAATTTCCTGAAAGGCACGATTCCTCAGAGACAGAATATTTTAGGCCTCTTCCCTTTATCCTTCCATCATTACCTGGATGAACCTTGGTAGTTAACAGCCAACTTTATACTTTTGGGTTATTGCTTTTTGTGGTATATTTTGGACATTGCTGATTGTCCAAAGTCCAGGTTTGGAACTGAGTTGCCACCCCAAATGAAGAAGCTCAGGTATATCAGGATCTTGTTCATCATTGAGGCTAAGATGGAGCATTAGATCAACAGACAGTTGTAATGAAGAAGGAGCTGATCTGAAAAGTGGATCTCAAAATTTACCAGCTGATCATTGTTTCAACCCTCACCTCTGGTCAAGAGCTTCAAATAGTGTCAGAAATAAGATTAAAACATGGATAAAAATAGGCAAAATAAGTTTCCTTGGTAAGGTATCGAAGCTTAGTCTTAGGGGCAGGATTGGGCACTTGAAGACACAGAAGCAGCCTGGAGTACAACTGTCACTGCAGTTTAGGTAGTGGTGTAGTGgcagttgatgaggtgggtgtgctACCAGGTAGGGTGGTAGGTTACCAAGGAGGAAGcgggtatactctcctatatattcaAATTACTTTTTTGGCTGATGGCcgggtatactgtaaacagccagaaaacaAGGGGGGTGTACCCCGTATATCTGCGTATACCTTCCACTGAACAACTGAGTTAAAGAGGTTTAGCTCTCTATCAGGGAATCTTCTGGACGCCTCCCTGTGGAAGTACAGAACACAAAATAATACTGTCCCATCAGGGCTGGGTTAATCTCGGGATCCTCCAGGGAGAGCTGAGGGCAAGGACTTCTGGCTTAGTTTGCTTGTttgtaaaagaaacaaaactatAATCTTTCGCATTTTTACATGAGTTTGTGTCTTTACCACCAGATTACACCAGGTCAACCAATGCATGGTACAATGTAACCTGTTTTTATGTCAAGAGCAGCTGACTCCATCTACCTATGCAAGTGTTGGCATACAGCAGTAGGAAAGCTAATAGAAACAAAGATCCCTGCAGAAACAGGTATCTCAGTTGtgattagttgttttttttggtcttcATCCCTTATCTGTCTTTATCGTCAGGCCACCTAACAGACAAGGACCTGATGAACTTCTTGATGCGCTGTAAGAAGAGTCTACGTCCAAATGGTGTCATTATAATAAAAGACAATATGGCGCGGCAGGGCTGCAAGCTGGACCCCATCGATAGCAGCATCAGCCGTCACCTGGACATCATGAAGATTATCATCGCCAAGGCAGGTCTGGAGATCCTGGCTGTGAAGAGGCAGGAAGGCTTCCCTGAGATCATCATGCCTGTCTGGATGATTGCGATGAAATAGAAGTAGCATCTACTGTAAAAAGGTTCCGGTTGTTGTTGCTCACTTTGAAAGGGAATCCAA is part of the Epinephelus moara isolate mb chromosome 10, YSFRI_EMoa_1.0, whole genome shotgun sequence genome and harbors:
- the ntmt2 gene encoding N-terminal Xaa-Pro-Lys N-methyltransferase 2, encoding MEIEEEISREDDDDGSSSSPNVEYKAAHQAFRDRWKETDDTMCRHSMSFHLHHSLRSEFFASYLYLMEKIPVVKLFPVTCEYIKGEKQFYYRAQKFYEDVPASEEGMLGDFVEICNIDLEGSRQFLKRFVGPGKAGTHCALDCGSGIGRVTKGVLLPVFEKMEMADMMEHFLLHAHEEYLGDDADRIETYYCYNLQEFTPPKNKYDVIWMQWVACHLTDKDLMNFLMRCKKSLRPNGVIIIKDNMARQGCKLDPIDSSISRHLDIMKIIIAKAGLEILAVKRQEGFPEIIMPVWMIAMK